A portion of the Burkholderia sp. GAS332 genome contains these proteins:
- a CDS encoding Uncharacterized conserved protein YbjT, contains NAD(P)-binding and DUF2867 domains, which yields MFVIFGAAGNVGRVSAAALRRAGRDVRAVVRDKKQGEVLAEIGCEIAVADLLDPASVARAIEGAYAVQILCPVPRAHADPGAEMRRMIDASAKTLRANPPQRLLALSDYGAEHASGTGITTLFHYLEMQLAPVASQLTFLRAAEHMHNWARVLPIALARGVLPTLHHPLNKLFPTVAAEDVGLLAAELLLDDRPAKVSRRVVSIEGEARVSPLDVARTLGELARRQVTALAVPRDGWAAMLHDAGLGENHAHLIMDLYDAHNAGRIDVETEISERRFGAIALADVFASILARTAATSTATPTAAAR from the coding sequence GTGTTTGTGATCTTTGGAGCAGCAGGCAATGTAGGCAGAGTGAGCGCCGCGGCATTGCGCCGGGCGGGCCGCGACGTGCGCGCGGTGGTCCGTGACAAAAAGCAAGGTGAAGTGTTAGCGGAGATCGGCTGTGAAATCGCCGTCGCGGATCTCCTCGATCCCGCCTCGGTCGCGCGCGCTATCGAAGGCGCCTACGCGGTACAGATCCTGTGCCCGGTGCCCCGCGCACATGCAGATCCCGGGGCCGAGATGCGGCGCATGATCGACGCGAGCGCGAAGACATTGCGCGCTAACCCGCCGCAACGCCTGCTCGCGCTCTCCGACTACGGCGCGGAACACGCAAGCGGCACCGGTATCACGACGCTGTTTCACTACCTCGAAATGCAACTCGCGCCGGTTGCCTCGCAGTTGACGTTTCTGCGCGCCGCGGAACATATGCACAACTGGGCCCGCGTATTACCGATTGCGCTCGCGAGAGGCGTGCTGCCGACGCTGCATCATCCGTTGAACAAGCTGTTTCCCACGGTCGCCGCCGAGGATGTCGGCCTGCTGGCCGCCGAACTCCTGCTCGATGACAGACCGGCGAAGGTCTCACGGCGCGTGGTGAGTATCGAGGGTGAAGCACGCGTTAGCCCATTAGACGTCGCACGCACGCTCGGTGAATTGGCGCGCCGTCAGGTCACGGCCCTCGCAGTGCCGCGTGATGGATGGGCCGCCATGCTCCATGACGCGGGGCTCGGCGAGAACCATGCGCATCTCATCATGGATCTGTACGACGCGCACAACGCGGGCCGCATCGACGTCGAAACCGAGATCAGCGAGCGGCGCTTCGGCGCGATCGCGCTAGCGGACGTGTTTGCGTCGATCCTGGCGCGCACCGCTGCAACTTCAACTGCCACCCCAACCGCGGCGGCACGCTAA
- a CDS encoding GTP cyclohydrolase II has translation MLTSHDPSPAADGAINGECVILDATATLPTRYGTFTSYVFRVCESGAEHLALVMGDVANQSSVLTRLHSECLTGDVLGSYRCDCGEQLDLALRYIAAEGCGVLLYLRGHEGRGIGLSNKIRAYALQEQGRDTVEANLDLGLPDDSREYDSAAGILRTLKVTSVRLMSNNPEKFDTLSKHGIPVCERVALAIPMREENERYIRTKQLKFGHYFDENE, from the coding sequence ATGCTCACGTCTCACGATCCGTCGCCAGCAGCAGACGGCGCAATCAACGGCGAGTGCGTCATTCTCGACGCTACCGCCACGCTCCCCACGCGCTACGGCACGTTCACCTCCTACGTGTTTCGTGTGTGCGAAAGCGGCGCCGAACATCTCGCGCTCGTGATGGGCGATGTCGCAAACCAGTCGTCCGTGTTGACGCGCCTGCACTCCGAGTGCCTGACGGGCGACGTGCTCGGCTCGTATCGCTGCGACTGCGGCGAGCAGCTCGATCTGGCGCTGCGCTATATCGCGGCCGAAGGCTGCGGCGTGCTGCTGTATCTGCGCGGCCACGAAGGGCGCGGCATCGGCCTGTCGAACAAGATTCGCGCGTATGCGCTGCAGGAGCAGGGGCGCGACACCGTCGAGGCCAATCTCGATCTCGGCTTGCCCGACGACTCGCGCGAATACGATTCGGCGGCGGGCATTTTGCGCACGCTCAAGGTCACCTCGGTGCGCCTGATGAGCAACAATCCGGAGAAATTCGACACGCTGTCGAAGCACGGTATTCCGGTATGTGAGCGGGTCGCGCTGGCGATTCCAATGCGTGAGGAAAACGAGCGCTATATCCGTACCAAACAGTTGAAGTTTGGGCACTACTTCGACGAGAACGAATAA
- a CDS encoding CBS domain-containing protein, giving the protein MTSVAQLLKTKPNNTTVFTVGADDSVYEAIKLMAEKGIGALVVTDGDSIAGIITERDYARKVVLMDRSSKATPVRDIMSKAVRFVRPDQTTEDCMALMTERRMRHLPVIENDRLVGMVSIGDLVKNIIAEQQFTIQQLEFYIHGERP; this is encoded by the coding sequence ATGACAAGCGTTGCACAACTTCTTAAAACGAAACCGAACAACACCACCGTTTTCACGGTCGGGGCCGACGATTCCGTCTACGAGGCGATCAAGCTGATGGCTGAAAAAGGCATCGGCGCACTGGTCGTGACGGACGGTGACAGCATCGCGGGGATCATTACGGAGCGCGACTATGCGCGCAAAGTCGTCCTGATGGACCGGTCGTCGAAAGCCACGCCGGTGCGCGACATCATGAGCAAAGCCGTGCGCTTCGTGCGTCCCGACCAGACCACCGAAGACTGCATGGCGCTGATGACCGAACGGCGCATGCGCCACTTGCCGGTGATCGAAAACGACCGGCTGGTCGGCATGGTATCGATCGGGGACCTGGTGAAGAACATCATCGCCGAGCAGCAGTTCACGATTCAGCAACTTGAGTTCTATATCCACGGCGAACGGCCTTGA
- a CDS encoding transcriptional regulator, AraC family, with product MNAVTPIPQPHSGSRIALRSSKTLGWRGFGAELVSVSAGLHRIPALKHHRVGVHVGAPVKARCVCSERRLSRIQAHGDADVIPAGVDGQWTDESACTIFSVWINEDFAQRTVEQLELKTSEAQLRPQFQMRDPRFQHLAWALRAELEADEASDPLYAESLCTAMVVRLIASAPVLDKLENKRRTLAPKTAARVIEFIEAHLDQRLTLDELAVHAELSVPHFKVLFRETLGMPVHQYVVQRRVERARALLLQGRLNASQIALETGFAHQSHMAHWMGRLLGVTPRELVKSGANPGSVIELDSFNARRIATPR from the coding sequence ATGAATGCCGTGACACCGATACCGCAGCCGCACAGCGGTTCCCGCATTGCACTGCGCTCCAGCAAGACACTCGGCTGGCGGGGTTTTGGTGCGGAGCTGGTCAGCGTGTCGGCCGGGCTGCACCGGATTCCGGCGCTCAAGCATCATCGTGTGGGCGTGCATGTCGGCGCGCCGGTCAAGGCGCGTTGCGTATGCAGCGAGCGTCGCCTCTCGCGGATTCAGGCGCACGGCGACGCCGATGTGATTCCCGCGGGCGTCGACGGACAGTGGACCGATGAATCCGCCTGCACGATTTTCAGTGTGTGGATTAACGAAGACTTCGCGCAGAGGACCGTCGAACAGCTGGAATTGAAAACGAGCGAAGCGCAGCTTCGCCCGCAGTTCCAGATGCGCGATCCGCGTTTTCAGCATCTGGCCTGGGCGTTACGCGCCGAACTCGAAGCCGATGAGGCGTCCGACCCGCTTTACGCCGAAAGCCTGTGTACGGCGATGGTGGTGCGGCTGATCGCCAGCGCGCCGGTGCTCGACAAGCTCGAGAACAAACGCCGCACGCTGGCGCCGAAGACCGCTGCTCGCGTGATCGAGTTTATCGAAGCGCATTTGGATCAACGCCTCACGCTTGACGAACTGGCTGTGCACGCCGAGTTGAGCGTGCCGCATTTCAAGGTGCTGTTTCGCGAAACGCTCGGTATGCCGGTGCATCAGTATGTGGTGCAGCGGCGAGTAGAGCGGGCCAGAGCGCTATTGCTTCAAGGCAGGCTCAACGCGAGCCAGATCGCGCTGGAGACGGGCTTTGCGCATCAGAGTCATATGGCGCATTGGATGGGGCGGTTGTTGGGCGTGACGCCACGGGAGCTGGTCAAGTCAGGCGCGAATCCCGGCAGCGTTATCGAACTCGATAGCTTCAATGCCCGCCGCATCGCCACACCGCGCTAA
- a CDS encoding BON domain-containing protein produces MKAFQAIKMVGGALIVLASVSAYAQSSDAAATPAAPMAASSAPSAKSVKAANRALGRKVRSALSKTKGLSVTNITVRARGGAVTLAGTVPEQEQIDIATQAAQGVAGVTSVKNALTIRPVGQ; encoded by the coding sequence ATGAAAGCATTCCAGGCAATCAAGATGGTAGGCGGCGCGCTGATCGTTCTGGCGTCCGTCAGTGCCTACGCGCAAAGCAGCGATGCGGCCGCCACGCCAGCAGCCCCGATGGCGGCTTCGTCGGCGCCTAGCGCCAAGTCGGTCAAGGCAGCCAACCGTGCGCTGGGACGCAAAGTGCGCAGCGCACTGTCGAAGACCAAGGGCCTGAGCGTGACCAACATCACGGTGCGCGCGCGTGGCGGCGCAGTGACGCTGGCCGGCACGGTGCCTGAGCAGGAGCAAATCGACATCGCCACTCAGGCGGCGCAAGGCGTGGCTGGTGTGACGTCGGTCAAGAACGCACTGACGATCCGTCCGGTCGGACAGTAA
- a CDS encoding Ca2+:H+ antiporter: protein MTTPATVLPRWTIAAPFVAWIVLGVAYALPENGLLLALIGVALCAAVFTAVHHAEVVAHRVGEPFGTLVLAVAVTVIEVALIVSVMLTSGPEKAGLARDTVFAAVMIVCNGIVGICLLVGGIRHREQDFQSRGAAAALAVLASLSVLTLVMPNYTTTSVGPVLSSSQLAFAGVSSLVLYGVFVFVQTVRHRDYFLADVPDEDVHAAPPSTGVALAAGGLLVVCLVAVVLLAKVLSPVVETAVKNAGAPPAVVGIIIAALVLLPEGLAAVRAARADRLQNSMNLALGSALASIGLTIPTVAAVFLWTAQPLILGIDGKETVLLMLTLVVGTLTLSSGRTTILQGAVHLSLFAAYLFLSFAP, encoded by the coding sequence ATGACCACGCCCGCGACCGTTTTGCCCCGCTGGACCATTGCCGCGCCGTTCGTCGCCTGGATCGTGCTGGGCGTGGCGTACGCCCTGCCGGAGAACGGACTGCTGCTCGCGCTGATTGGGGTCGCCCTGTGCGCAGCCGTGTTCACGGCGGTGCACCATGCGGAAGTGGTCGCGCATCGCGTCGGCGAACCGTTCGGTACGCTGGTGCTGGCCGTGGCCGTGACGGTGATCGAGGTCGCGCTGATCGTTTCGGTCATGTTGACGTCCGGCCCCGAAAAGGCCGGCCTCGCGCGTGACACCGTGTTCGCCGCGGTGATGATCGTCTGCAACGGGATCGTGGGCATTTGCCTACTGGTGGGCGGCATCCGGCATCGCGAGCAGGACTTTCAGAGTCGTGGCGCTGCGGCCGCGCTGGCGGTGCTCGCGTCGTTGTCCGTGTTGACGTTGGTCATGCCGAATTACACGACGACCAGCGTCGGCCCTGTTTTGTCGTCGTCGCAACTGGCATTCGCCGGGGTGTCGTCGCTGGTGCTATATGGGGTGTTCGTGTTCGTCCAGACCGTGCGGCATCGCGACTACTTTCTTGCTGACGTCCCCGACGAGGACGTCCATGCCGCTCCGCCAAGTACCGGTGTCGCGCTGGCAGCCGGCGGCTTGCTGGTGGTGTGCCTCGTCGCCGTCGTGTTGCTCGCGAAGGTGCTCTCGCCGGTGGTCGAAACTGCGGTGAAGAACGCAGGCGCGCCGCCGGCGGTGGTCGGCATTATCATTGCCGCCCTGGTGCTGCTGCCCGAAGGACTCGCCGCCGTGCGCGCAGCGCGGGCCGATCGCTTGCAGAACAGCATGAATCTCGCGCTCGGATCGGCGCTGGCGAGTATCGGGCTGACCATTCCAACGGTCGCCGCCGTGTTTTTGTGGACCGCTCAGCCGCTCATCCTCGGTATCGACGGCAAGGAAACCGTGCTGCTGATGCTCACGTTGGTCGTCGGTACTTTGACGCTCAGCAGCGGGCGCACGACGATCCTGCAAGGCGCCGTGCATCTGTCGTTGTTCGCGGCGTATCTGTTTCTGTCCTTCGCGCCCTGA
- a CDS encoding Transmembrane transcriptional regulator (anti-sigma factor RsiW), protein MSDQHTPIGEEDLHAYVDGTLSDERRVEVERALEQNPELAARISDYFSLNNMFHERYDRVLSEPVPKRLQTPLASGRRWRIAANWPQFAGMAAALVMGVGIGIGTHMGQDVVAPVAGHSDTRPVSLDSAEGFARQAAVAHVVYMPAVDRPADMNADHEQDFVQWLSNRLGTNVHPPILSKSGFNLSGGRLLPGADGPTAQFMYRGPNGERVTLCISHRQVSANTTAFKLYQDGPVNVFYWVDGDFGYAVSGGIDRKVLLQLSHDVYSQLTGAAPG, encoded by the coding sequence ATGAGCGACCAACACACGCCGATCGGCGAAGAAGATCTGCACGCGTACGTGGACGGCACGCTGTCCGACGAACGACGCGTCGAGGTGGAGCGCGCGCTCGAACAGAACCCCGAGTTGGCGGCGCGCATCAGCGATTATTTTTCGCTGAACAACATGTTCCATGAACGCTATGACCGCGTGCTGAGCGAGCCCGTGCCCAAACGTCTGCAGACACCGTTGGCCAGTGGGCGCCGCTGGCGCATTGCCGCCAACTGGCCACAGTTCGCCGGGATGGCCGCGGCGCTGGTGATGGGCGTGGGCATCGGCATAGGCACGCATATGGGGCAGGACGTCGTGGCGCCGGTCGCCGGTCACTCGGACACGCGCCCTGTCAGCCTGGACAGCGCCGAGGGTTTCGCACGGCAAGCCGCGGTGGCGCATGTGGTTTATATGCCCGCCGTCGACCGTCCGGCCGACATGAATGCGGATCACGAACAGGATTTCGTGCAGTGGCTGTCCAACCGGCTCGGCACCAATGTGCATCCGCCGATTCTGTCGAAGAGCGGTTTCAACCTGTCGGGCGGCCGTCTGTTGCCGGGCGCCGATGGGCCAACCGCACAGTTCATGTATCGCGGGCCAAACGGCGAACGCGTGACGCTGTGCATTTCGCATCGTCAGGTGAGCGCGAATACCACCGCGTTCAAGCTGTATCAGGACGGGCCGGTGAACGTGTTCTACTGGGTCGACGGTGACTTTGGCTATGCGGTGTCAGGCGGGATCGATCGCAAGGTGCTGTTGCAACTGTCGCATGACGTGTACTCGCAGTTGACGGGTGCCGCGCCGGGTTGA
- a CDS encoding triacylglycerol lipase — translation MSKSKGSRIVAWAIAAAVANAPLAVLLTLATPTGIDRAVAATSNTSSDDYAATRYPIILVHGLTGTDKYLGVLDYWYGIQSDLQQHGATVYVANLSGFQSDDGPNGRGEQLLAYVKQVLAATGAQKVNLIGHSQGGLTSRYVAAVAPELVASVTTIGTPHRGSEFADFVQDALQKDPTGLSTPIIGAFANIFGILTSSNHNTNQNAVAALQTLTTANAAAFNLRYPSAGLGAPGSCQTGAATETVNGNTHLLYSWAGSAIQPTSVFGIPGAVDTSVAPIDAADVLDPSTLVLYGTGAIMLSRQSGQNDGLVSVCSALYGKVLGTSYKWNHLDEINQLLGIRGANAADPVAVIRTQANRLKTQGV, via the coding sequence ATGTCGAAATCGAAGGGTTCTCGCATCGTCGCCTGGGCGATCGCTGCGGCTGTTGCCAATGCTCCGCTCGCTGTTCTTCTGACACTCGCCACACCAACCGGCATCGATCGCGCGGTCGCTGCGACGTCAAACACCAGCAGCGACGATTACGCGGCAACCCGCTATCCGATCATCCTCGTACATGGCCTCACCGGGACCGACAAGTATCTCGGCGTGCTCGACTACTGGTACGGCATTCAGTCCGACCTCCAGCAGCACGGCGCAACCGTGTACGTGGCGAACCTCTCGGGCTTTCAGAGCGACGATGGCCCGAACGGCCGCGGCGAACAGTTACTCGCTTACGTGAAGCAGGTGCTCGCCGCAACCGGCGCGCAGAAGGTGAACCTGATCGGCCACAGCCAGGGCGGTTTGACCTCCCGCTATGTCGCGGCGGTAGCGCCGGAACTCGTCGCTTCGGTAACGACGATCGGTACGCCGCATCGCGGCTCGGAATTCGCCGACTTCGTGCAGGACGCGTTGCAAAAAGATCCGACCGGTCTTTCGACCCCGATCATCGGCGCCTTTGCGAATATTTTCGGCATCCTGACGAGTAGCAATCACAATACCAACCAGAACGCAGTCGCTGCGCTGCAAACGCTGACCACGGCTAACGCGGCGGCATTCAACCTGCGTTATCCGAGCGCAGGGCTCGGCGCGCCCGGTTCGTGTCAAACCGGCGCGGCGACTGAAACCGTCAATGGCAACACGCATCTGTTGTACTCGTGGGCGGGCAGTGCGATTCAGCCGACCTCGGTGTTCGGTATTCCGGGCGCCGTCGACACCAGTGTCGCGCCGATCGATGCGGCTGACGTCCTCGATCCGTCAACACTCGTTTTGTACGGCACAGGCGCGATCATGCTGAGCCGCCAGTCGGGGCAGAACGACGGCCTCGTCTCGGTGTGCAGCGCGCTCTATGGCAAGGTGCTCGGCACCAGTTACAAGTGGAACCACCTCGACGAAATCAACCAGTTGCTCGGCATACGCGGCGCGAATGCAGCGGATCCAGTCGCGGTGATCCGCACGCAGGCAAACCGTTTGAAGACACAAGGCGTGTGA
- a CDS encoding Lipase chaperone LimK, with amino-acid sequence MRRSDRQRGSARSQWLIFVAVGAVSAGAALWLNRPPSGHDASALHVVNAASSAQPALALNKDMAAGASMVGALPASLDGSTPPHLPTDGHGHLARTRAVRDFFDYFLTTQNEISAVTLDALVRRQIAAQLDGTPAADEAVNVWQRYNAYLAALDQLPQTSSTQSQSQSQSQSQSQSGAKLDFDALQLSLDQRDALGTRLMGEWNEPFFGAESQQQHTDLARLRIASDGSLSAAQKTARLAALDAALPPETRAAHERARQQQAALDAIVQAQKQGGSLDTLRAQITQTLGPEAAQRVVQMQQADDAWQARYADYSSQRAQIDKQDLPPQQRDAQIAQLRQQFFTNPSDAMRAASLDRGSGSAN; translated from the coding sequence ATGCGGCGATCGGATCGGCAGCGGGGCAGTGCGCGGAGTCAGTGGCTGATTTTTGTGGCGGTGGGTGCGGTGTCGGCCGGCGCTGCGTTGTGGCTGAACCGCCCGCCGTCTGGGCACGATGCATCAGCGCTGCACGTGGTGAATGCAGCGAGTTCTGCGCAACCGGCGCTCGCTTTGAACAAGGACATGGCAGCCGGTGCGTCGATGGTCGGCGCATTGCCCGCTTCGCTCGACGGTTCGACGCCGCCGCATCTGCCAACCGATGGCCATGGCCACCTCGCGCGCACGCGTGCGGTCCGTGATTTCTTCGATTATTTCCTGACGACGCAAAACGAAATCTCCGCCGTAACGCTCGATGCCTTGGTGCGTCGCCAGATTGCCGCGCAACTCGACGGCACACCGGCCGCCGACGAAGCGGTGAACGTCTGGCAGCGCTACAACGCTTATCTCGCGGCGCTCGACCAGTTGCCGCAAACCTCCTCGACTCAAAGCCAGAGCCAGAGCCAGAGCCAGAGCCAGAGCCAGAGCGGCGCGAAGCTGGACTTCGACGCGCTGCAACTCTCTCTCGACCAGCGCGACGCGTTAGGTACCCGCTTGATGGGCGAATGGAACGAGCCGTTCTTCGGCGCTGAATCGCAGCAGCAACACACAGATTTGGCGCGCCTGCGCATCGCGTCAGATGGCTCGTTGAGCGCCGCGCAAAAAACGGCACGTCTTGCTGCGCTAGACGCGGCACTGCCGCCTGAAACACGCGCGGCCCACGAGCGTGCGCGCCAGCAGCAGGCCGCACTCGACGCGATCGTCCAGGCGCAAAAGCAGGGTGGTTCGCTCGATACGCTACGTGCGCAGATCACGCAAACACTTGGGCCTGAAGCGGCGCAACGTGTCGTGCAGATGCAGCAAGCCGACGACGCCTGGCAAGCCCGTTATGCGGACTACTCGAGCCAGCGCGCACAGATCGACAAGCAGGATCTGCCGCCTCAGCAACGCGATGCGCAGATCGCGCAACTGCGTCAGCAGTTCTTCACCAATCCGAGTGACGCGATGCGCGCCGCGTCGCTCGATCGCGGCAGCGGTTCAGCAAACTGA
- a CDS encoding RNA polymerase sigma-70 factor, ECF subfamily — MDVRDELMEHVPRLRRYARALINNRDLADDLVQDTLERALGRTGMFQPGTDLRAWLFTIMHNVFANQARKASARAVHVAVDDDSVHESEFAVPSDQTRSLEMRDLDYALQRLPMEQREVVLLVGLEEMSYADVALALNIPIGTVMSRLSRGRERLRALMAGTQPGAKLQVVR, encoded by the coding sequence ATGGATGTCCGTGACGAGTTGATGGAGCATGTGCCGCGCTTGCGGCGCTATGCGCGAGCGCTGATCAACAATCGCGATCTCGCCGACGATCTGGTGCAGGACACGCTCGAACGCGCGCTCGGCCGCACCGGCATGTTTCAGCCTGGCACCGACCTGCGTGCGTGGCTGTTCACGATCATGCATAACGTGTTCGCCAATCAGGCGCGCAAGGCTTCGGCGCGCGCCGTCCACGTGGCGGTCGACGACGACAGCGTCCACGAAAGCGAATTTGCCGTGCCGTCCGATCAGACCCGTTCGCTGGAAATGCGCGACCTCGACTACGCGTTGCAGCGTTTGCCCATGGAGCAGCGCGAAGTCGTGCTGCTGGTCGGTCTCGAGGAAATGAGCTACGCCGACGTGGCCCTCGCGCTGAACATCCCGATCGGCACGGTGATGTCGCGCCTTTCGCGCGGGCGCGAGCGGCTTCGGGCATTGATGGCGGGCACGCAGCCCGGTGCAAAATTACAGGTGGTGCGATGA
- a CDS encoding DNA-3-methyladenine glycosylase, whose product MPNQPLPILPLLRDDLPLDAVALARFMVGKYLVHDLPEGRISGRIVETEAYPVGDSTSHAFLGRRPYNGSMFLAPGHAYIRLTYGLSYMLNMSAEAEEIGAGILLRAIEPLEGLPLMEARRPGVPLRDLARGPGRLTMALGIDQSFDGRDLCAGRDLWIGVIETGGSPIGVTTRIGLSREMHRPLRFFEPGSTFVSGPRKLLLPPHAGASTNARN is encoded by the coding sequence ATGCCGAATCAGCCGCTGCCCATCCTTCCATTGCTTCGTGACGATTTGCCGCTCGATGCGGTTGCACTGGCGCGCTTCATGGTCGGCAAATATCTCGTGCACGACCTGCCAGAAGGCCGTATCAGCGGCCGGATTGTTGAAACTGAGGCGTATCCGGTCGGCGATTCGACCAGCCACGCGTTTCTCGGTCGTCGTCCCTATAACGGCTCGATGTTTCTCGCCCCCGGACACGCGTATATCCGGCTGACATACGGGCTTTCGTACATGCTGAACATGTCCGCCGAAGCGGAAGAGATCGGCGCCGGCATTCTGCTTCGCGCCATCGAGCCGCTGGAAGGCCTGCCGCTGATGGAAGCGCGGCGCCCCGGCGTGCCGCTGCGCGACCTCGCGCGCGGTCCCGGCCGGCTCACCATGGCCTTAGGCATCGATCAGTCGTTCGACGGCCGTGATCTTTGCGCCGGGCGCGATCTGTGGATCGGGGTGATCGAGACGGGGGGGAGTCCGATTGGCGTGACGACGCGTATCGGCTTGTCGCGCGAAATGCACCGGCCGCTACGGTTTTTCGAACCCGGCAGCACGTTCGTCAGCGGGCCGCGAAAACTGTTGCTGCCGCCGCATGCAGGCGCTTCGACGAACGCGCGAAATTGA
- a CDS encoding catalase gives MTKPSVPTGEPLCVPCRLAAIGAVVAVLAGGFAYTAGWLTPAWLTAPRFINTFEAVAGQPHPGYRRNHAKGLCVEGYFDSNGDGAVLSRAAVFAPGRTPVIGRFAVPGGNPSAPDTSSPVRSMALLFQLQNGEQWRTGMNSTPVFAVHTPEQFYQQLVAAKPDAATGKPDPAKLKAFYAANPETKPFQAWVKAHPPSSSLANAAYYSINAFRFTDGAGNTRAVRWAMAPETPYAPISDAQKAEKNFLEADLDQRLQSGPLRWHLILTVAQPRDPIDDATMQWPDDRQHIDAGTLVIDHAMSQEDGTCRDVNFDPTILPVGIRPSNDPLLAARSAAYALSFKRRTREEALHPGIHQTQTNGGQS, from the coding sequence GTGACAAAACCATCCGTTCCCACCGGCGAGCCACTATGCGTGCCATGCCGGCTCGCCGCGATCGGCGCAGTCGTGGCCGTCCTGGCCGGCGGCTTTGCCTATACGGCGGGCTGGCTGACGCCCGCGTGGCTCACGGCGCCGCGTTTCATCAATACGTTCGAAGCGGTGGCCGGCCAGCCGCATCCCGGCTACCGCCGCAACCATGCAAAGGGCCTGTGCGTAGAGGGGTATTTCGACAGCAATGGTGACGGCGCGGTACTCTCGCGTGCCGCAGTGTTTGCACCCGGTCGCACGCCGGTCATAGGCCGCTTCGCAGTTCCCGGCGGCAATCCGTCCGCGCCCGACACGAGCTCGCCGGTGCGCAGCATGGCACTGCTGTTCCAACTGCAGAATGGCGAGCAGTGGCGAACGGGAATGAATTCGACACCTGTATTCGCTGTTCATACGCCCGAGCAGTTCTATCAGCAACTGGTTGCGGCGAAACCCGATGCCGCGACCGGCAAACCGGACCCGGCGAAGCTGAAAGCGTTTTACGCCGCGAATCCGGAAACCAAACCGTTTCAGGCGTGGGTGAAAGCGCATCCGCCGTCATCGAGTCTGGCGAACGCCGCCTACTACAGCATCAACGCATTCCGGTTTACCGACGGGGCGGGCAATACTCGCGCCGTGCGTTGGGCGATGGCGCCTGAAACGCCGTATGCGCCGATCTCCGATGCGCAAAAGGCCGAGAAGAATTTTCTCGAGGCCGACCTCGACCAGCGCCTGCAAAGCGGACCGTTGCGCTGGCATCTGATTCTGACGGTCGCGCAGCCCAGGGACCCCATCGACGACGCGACGATGCAATGGCCCGACGATCGTCAGCATATTGACGCCGGCACGCTGGTAATCGATCACGCGATGTCGCAGGAAGACGGAACGTGCCGCGACGTCAATTTCGATCCGACCATCTTGCCGGTGGGCATCCGGCCTTCGAACGATCCGTTGCTTGCCGCACGCTCGGCTGCTTACGCGCTGTCGTTCAAGCGCCGCACGCGCGAAGAAGCGTTGCATCCGGGGATCCACCAAACGCAGACAAACGGAGGCCAGTCATGA